The following proteins are encoded in a genomic region of Dasypus novemcinctus isolate mDasNov1 chromosome 21, mDasNov1.1.hap2, whole genome shotgun sequence:
- the LOC101440644 gene encoding olfactory receptor 1A1-like: MRKENQSSTLYFILLGLSSQQAQEDFFFILFLFIYPITLIGNLLIICAIHSDVRIHNPMYFFLANLSLVDIFFSSVTVPKMLTNHFLGSKAISFGGCITQMYFMLALANTDSYILAVMAYDRAVAISCPLHYTTIMNPRSCVLLVVGSWVIGIANSLPHTLLTASLSFCNNHEVANFYCDIKALLQLSCSDIHFNLKMMYLGAGAFCVPLICIIISYVRVFSTVLRVPSTKGVLKAFSTCGSHLTVVSLYYGTVMGMYFRPLNSYRLKDAVITVMYVAVTPMLNPFIYSLRNRDMKAALGKLFSKRMSSQ, translated from the coding sequence ATGAGGAAAGAAAATCAGTCCTCTACCCTGTATTTCATTCTCCTGGGACTTAGCAGTCAGCAGGCACAGGAAGATTTCTTCTTCATCCTCTTCCTGTTCATCTACCCCATCACATTGATTGGAAACCTGCTCATCATCTGCGCCATTCACTCCGATGTCCGCATTCACaaccccatgtactttttccttgcCAACCTCTCCTTGGTTGACatctttttctcatctgtaactgTCCCTAAGATGCTCACAAACCATTTCCTGGGCAGCAAAGCCATCTCCTTTGGGGGATGTATAACACAGATGTATTTCATGCTTGCTTTGGCTAACACTGACAGCTACATCTTAGCTGTGATGGCATATGATCGTGCTGTGGCCATCAGCTGCCCTCTTCATTACACAACAATTATGAACCCAAGGTCTTGTGTCCTTCTTGTTGTTGGGTCTTGGGTGATTGGAATTGCCAATTCCCTCCCCCACACTCTACTCACAGCCAGTCTGTCCTTCTGCAACAACCATGAAGTGGCCAACTTTTACTGTGACATTAAAGCTTTGCTCCAGTTGTCCTGCTCTGACATCCACTTTAATTTGAAGATGATGTACCTAGGAGCTGGTGCTTTCTGTGTGCCATTAATATGCATCATCATCTCCTATGTTCGGGTCTTCTCCACTGTCTTAAGGGTTCCATCCACCAAGGGAGTGCTCAAAGCCTTCTCCACCTGCGGCTCCCACCTCACTGTTGTTTCTTTGTATTATGGGACAGTGATGGGCATGTATTTCCGCCCTCTGAACAGTTACAGGCTGAAGGATGCAGTGATAACTGTGATGTATGTGGCAGTGACGCCAATGCTAAATCCTTTCATTTATAGTCTCAGAAACCGAGACATGAAGGCTGCCTTGGGGAAGCTCTTCAGCAAGAGAATGTCCTCACAATGA